One Marasmius oreades isolate 03SP1 chromosome 2, whole genome shotgun sequence DNA segment encodes these proteins:
- the ARL2 gene encoding ADP-ribosylation factor-like protein 2 (BUSCO:EOG09264RJ7) encodes MKEKEMRILFLGLDNAGKTTILKKLNGEDISSVSPTLGFNIKTFIHGKYTLNIWDVGGQRTLRPYWRNYFEQTDALVWVVDSGDLMRMRDCKEELHSLLLEDRLSGASLLIFANKQDLQGSMSDREIREALNLDSIKSHNWAIWSCSAVTGANLVEGLNWVVDDVAGRLYYSSTSSTTTNSRPSPAPPL; translated from the exons atgaaagagaaggagatgcgAATCCTTTTTCT AGGTTTAGATAACGCTGGGAAGACGACCATCTTGAAGAAACTCAACGGAGAAGACATCTCGAGCGTTAGTCCCactctaggctttaatatcAAGACTTTTATCCATGGAAA GTATACATTAAACATCT GGGACGTTGGCGGTCAACGGACCTTACGTCCATATTGGCGAAACTACTTTGAGCAAACCGATGCTCTTGTATGGGTTGTAGACTCTGGCGATCTTATGCGAATGAGAGATTGCAAAGAAGAGCTACACAGTCTTCTGCTCGAAGAT CGGTTGTCCGGTGCTTCTCTCCTTATATTCGCAAACAAACAGGATTTGCAAGGTTCTATGTCAGATCGTGAGATACGCGAG GCGCTCAATCTTGACTCTATCAAATCTCACAACTGGGCAATATGGTCATGTAGTGCGGTCACCGGAGCCAATCTTGTCGAAGGACTCAATTGGGTTGTTGACGATGTAGCGGGGAGATTATACTACTCCTCTACCTCATCCACGACTACAAACTCTCGACCGAGTCCCGCGCCTCCACTGTGA
- a CDS encoding uncharacterized protein (BUSCO:EOG092610ZY), which yields MPPKNKGKKGKKADDDDYWANAGESVTDNNLATAAGDASADDFGFGEKPGGGFAALVTDGGGAHEEEEDFGGLMSAIKASSKSKKDKKKAKKENIPIDVDEEPHDEAEPSASKKPVEMTAEDLAEEEWGPVKEKGKKGKKGKDKRGKAGDPAQEEVQEPTLPSKADDTESSSKKPGEMTADDLVDAEWGRSAKEKGKKGKKGKEKEEKAEELGDDGEEHEAPPAKADVAAKEVPAPAEENNDELGEDTGEVKILSKKEKERLKKEREKAKKKLQAAAKKATGVDAVKPSTPEPVEDDEEKDEDGGKADSKKKKKKKAKKDEDSTPAPAASTKKKAGISALKAMMEEKKRLEEEARRAEEEERKRLEEEERKAAEEEKRKEEEKQRRKEKEKAKRELAKKEGRLLTKKQKEERAMAEMRKQALLASGVQIEGLQQGSGASTSKKVVYGNRKKKPLGNKDSSPAPESRPRSPEPAAPGVEDKPQESEPSVAELVKDEWDATSEEETPQTQESVKDSWDASSDEEKETKPGPAPPTKVKTSEPNGKANASEAKSPKAAAKPTPPKATLDDESSDSEEEYSVEDEDSSEEESSDEELTQAQKMAAQRKAEAAERRAKAHEAALAARSKDDLRSPICCILGHVDTGKTSLLDKIRQTNVQEGEAGGITQQIGATYFPVDAIKTKTLVLNKDGKQEYKVPGLLVIDTPGHESFTNLRSRGSSLCNIAILVVDIMHGLEAQTLESLRLLRDRKTPFIVALNKVDRLYGWQATPDGAFQESLAKQARPVQREFEDRVKKTILAFAEEGLNAVLYYDNKNFARNVSLVPTSAFTGEGVPDMIMLVVNLTQQRMSDRLMYLAELECTVLEVKVIEGLGTTIDVVLSNGILREGDKIVVCGLNGPIVTQVRALLTPQPLRELRIKSAYVHHKEVKAALGVKIVAPDLEKAIAGSRLLVCGPDDDEDNLRDEIMSDLTSLLNSIDKSGRGVCVQASTLGSLEALLDFLKVSKIPVSGINIGPVHKKDVMRAGTMLEKARELACILCFDVTVDKDAERMAEEMGIRLFRADIIYHLFDKFTAYNKEITEAKRRDAAPQAVWPCRLKIIAAFCKRDPIILGVDILDGTLRVGTPLSVVKIDPTTQKKEIIDLGKVTSLEINHKTHDVVKKSQAGGGVAVKIEHAVYQSAKMFGRHFDDKDEIISHITRQSIDVLKVSFRADVTNEEWALIKALKPRFGIQ from the exons ATGCCGCCAAAAAACAAGGggaaaaaaggaaagaaagcagacgacgacgactaCTG GGCTAATGCTGGAGAATCCGTCACCGACAATAATCTAGCCACCGCCGCAGGTGATGCATCAGCCGATGACTTTGGATTCGGGGAAAAACCAGGCGGCGGATTTGCAGCCCTTGTGACGGACGGAGGGGGAGCAcacgaggaggaagaggatttcGGTGGACTTATG TCCGCAATCAAAGCCTCCTCGAAGAGCAAGAAGGACAAGAAGAAGGCAAAGAAGGAAAACATTCCaatcgatgtcgatgaggaaCCTCATGACGAAGCAGAACCTTCTGCGTCCAAAAAACCCGTCGAAATGACAGCGGAAGATCTTGCTGAGGAGGAGTGGGGACCGGTGAAAGAGAAGGGCAAGAAGGGCAAGAAGGGCAAAGACAAGAGAGGCAAGGCGGGAGACCCTGCTCAAGAGGAGGTGCAGGAGCCAACACTGCCATCCAAAGCAG ATGACACTGAATCTTCATCCAAAAAGCCCGGCGAAATGACTGCTGATGACTTAGTCGATGCAGAGTGGGGACGATCGGcgaaagagaaagggaagaaaggaaagaagggaaaagagaaggaggagaaagcTGAAGAGCTTGGCGATGATGGCGAAGAGCACGAAGCGCCGCCTGCTAAAGCTG ATGTTGCAGCTAAAGAAGTCCCAGCTCCTGCTGAGGAAAACAATGACGAGCTTGGAGAAGACACCGGTGAGGTCAAAATATTatcgaagaaagagaaggagaggttgaagaaggagagggaaaAG GCGAAGAAGAAATTACAGGCTGCGGCGAAGAAAGCTACTGGGGTGGATGCAGTAAAACCATCGACACCCGAGCCGgtggaagacgatgaagaaaagGACGAAGATGGTGGTAAAGCTGActccaagaagaaaaagaaaaagaaagcgaaAAAGGATGAAGACTCGACTCCTGCTCCTGCGGCAtcaacaaaaaagaaggcCGGTATAAGTGCCCTGAAGGCAATGATGGAGGAGAAAAAGCGTCTCGAGGAGGAGGCGAGGAGagctgaagaggaggagcGGAAACGgcttgaggaagaagagaggaaggctgcggaggaagagaaacggaaagaagaagaaaaacaacGGCgtaaagagaaggagaag GCTAAGCGGGAGTTGGCGAAGAAAGAGGGTCGACTTCTAACCAAAAAACAGAAGGAGGAAAGAGCGATGGCTGAAATGAGAAAGCAGGCACTGTTGGCGTCTGGTGTTCAAATCGAGGGCTTACAACAGGGCAGCGGGGCATCTACATCCAAGAAAGTCGTTTATGGCAATCGGAAAAAGAAACCACTTGGCAATAAGGATTCGTCCCCTGCTCCCGAATCTCGCCCGAGGTCTCCTGAACCTGCTGCGCCTGGTGTTGAAGATAAGCCTCAGGAATCCGAACCTTCTGTTGCAGAACTTGTCAAAGATGAATGGGATGCTACTAGTGAGGAAGAAACGCCGCAGACTCAAGAGAGTGTCAAGGATTCGTGGGATGCGTCAAGTgacgaagaaaaggaaacaaaACCCGGACCTGCGCCCCCGACTAAGGTTAAAACCTCAGAGCCTAATGGGAAAGCTAACG CTTCAGAGGCGAAATCACCGAAGGCTGCAGCCAAGCCCACTCCTCCGAAGGCTACTCTTGACGACGAATCTTCTGACTCAGAAGAGGAGTATTCAGTTGAGGACGAAGATTCGTCAGAGGAAGAATCGAGCGACGAAGAACTTACGCAAGCCCAGAAAATGGCCGCTCAACGTAAAGCTGAAGCCGCAGAGAGACGGGCAAAAGCCCACGAAGCAGCTCTCGCTGCGCGTAGCAAAGACGACCTCCGAAGTCCGATCTGTTGTATCCTAGGACACGTTGATACAGGAAAGACGAGTCTCCTTGATAAG ATCCGTCAAACCAACGTACAAGAGGGAGAGGCTGGTGGTATCACACAGCAGATTGGCGCTACCTATTTCCCTGTTGACGCTATCAAGACCAAAACCCTTGTTCTCAACAAG GACGGCAAACAAGAATACAAGGTTCCCGGTTTGCTAGTTATCGATACTCCTGGGCACGAGTCATTCACCAATTTGCGTTCGCGTGGAAGTTCCCTCTGCAATATCGCTATTCTGGTCGTGGATATTATG CATGGTTTGGAAGCTCAAACACTTGAGTCGCTCCGCTTGTTGCGAGATAGGAAAACACCTTTTATTGTCGCGTTGAACAAG GTTGACCGTCTGTATGGATGGCAAGCTACCCCGGACGGTGCCTTCCAAGAGTCTTTGGCCAAGCAGGCTCGCCCGGTTCAACGAGAGTTTGAGGACCGCGTAAAGAAGACGATCCTCGCATTTGCAGAGGAGGGTCTCAACGCGGTCCTTTACTACGACAACAAGAATTTCGCGCGGAATGTGTCACTGGTGCCCACGTCTGCCTTTACGGGAGAGGGTGTACCTGACATGATCATGTTGGTCGTCAACCTCACGCAACAGCGGATGAGCGACCGTCTGATGTACCTTGCAGAGTTGGAATGCACGGTATTGGAAGTCAAAGTCATCGAGGGCCTAGGAACGACGATTGATGTTGTTCTCTCGAATGGAATCCTCCGGGAGGGAGACAAAATTGTCGTGTGTGGTCTGAATGGTCCAATCGTTACTCAAGTTCGTGCGCTGCTCACGCCTCAACCACTTCGTGAATTACGGATCAAG TCTGCATACGTCCATCACAAAGAAGTCAAGGCGGCCTTGGGTGTAAAAATTGTTGCCCCAGATCTTGAAAAGGCTATTGCCGGTTCTCGACTTCTTGTTTGCGGAcctgacgacgacgaagataATCTTCGAGATGAAATCATGTCTGACCTTACGTCCTTACTTAACAGTATCGATAAGTCGGGCCGTGGGGTCTGTGTGCAGGCCTCGACGCTTGGATCTCTTGAGGCCTTACTGGACTTCTTGAAAGTCAGTAAGATTCCTGTGTCTGGGATCAATATCGGACCCGTCCACAAGAAAGACGTCATGCGTGCCGGTACGATGCTGGAGAAAGCGAGAGAACTTGCTTGCATTCTCTGTTTTGACGTCACTGTCGATAAGGATGCTGAACGTATGGCGGAAGAAATGGGGATCAGGTTGTTCAGAG CGGACATTATCTACCATTTGTTCGACAAATTTACTGCTTATAACAAGGAAATCACGGAAGCCAAACGGAGAGATGCAGCACCGCAGGCTGTGTGGCCTTGCCGACTAAAGATCATCGCCGCCTTCTGCAAACGAGACCCCATCATTCTTGGGGTCGATATTCTAGATGGTACACTAAGGGTTGGAACACCTCTTTCCGTTGTCAAGATTGATCCAACAACTCAGAAAAAGGAAATTATCGACCTTGGCAAAGT CACCTCTTTGGAAATCAATCACAAAACTCATGAC GTCGTCAAGAAGTCACAGGCGGGCGGTGGTGTCGCAGTGAAGATTGAACATGCCGTTTATCAGTCGGCAAAGATGTTTGGACGACACTTTGACGACAAAGACGAGATTATCAGCCATATAACACGGCAAAGTATTGATGTGCTCAAg GTGTCCTTCCGAGCTGATGTTACCAATGAGGAGTGGGCATTGATCAAAGCTCTTAAACCT CGGTTTGGAATTCAGTGA